From the genome of Gemmatimonas phototrophica, one region includes:
- a CDS encoding M28 family peptidase has product MAPRSNSAFRRAAAMVLLAPAVAAAQTVTAPPIAEDARIHEAVANASADRVKKDITTLVKFGTRHTLSDTMSTTRGIGAARRWIYGEFQSISKQCGGCLEVRYIEEVWKGSPTGRIKDDVNVVNVVAILRGATEPNRYIVHTGDIDSRVTDVMNGTSESPGANDNASGVAALLEAARLMSKHKYAASVAFVALSAEEQGLFGGEIVAKVAQKEGWRIDAVINNDMVGNSRGIDGVFENTKARVFAPGLPANTPPAELRRILTNGGELDTPSRQLARYIDLVADRYHPNMDVEIIYRLDRYGRGGHHTPFFNLGAAAVRLMEAHEDYTKQHQDLRTEKGIAYGDVLEGVDFDYAAKMTALDASVLMSLAWAPAAPDSATIRGSVQPSPTLRWKASPSPDVMGYRIYWRKPSEVNWTRSRFVGNVTEHTLKNVIIDNYFFGVAAVGKNGQESLVAFPR; this is encoded by the coding sequence ATGGCCCCTCGATCCAATTCCGCCTTTCGCCGTGCGGCCGCCATGGTCCTGCTCGCGCCGGCGGTTGCTGCTGCCCAGACCGTCACCGCCCCGCCCATCGCCGAGGATGCCCGCATTCATGAGGCGGTCGCCAATGCCTCGGCCGACCGCGTGAAAAAGGACATCACGACGCTCGTGAAGTTCGGCACGCGTCACACGCTGTCGGATACCATGTCCACCACGCGTGGTATTGGGGCGGCGCGTCGCTGGATTTACGGTGAGTTCCAGAGCATCTCGAAGCAGTGCGGCGGCTGTCTGGAAGTGCGCTACATCGAGGAAGTGTGGAAGGGGAGCCCCACGGGGCGTATCAAGGACGACGTGAACGTGGTAAACGTGGTGGCCATTCTGCGCGGCGCCACCGAACCCAATCGCTACATCGTGCACACCGGCGACATTGATTCGCGCGTGACCGACGTGATGAACGGGACCAGCGAATCACCGGGGGCCAACGACAACGCGAGTGGTGTGGCGGCGCTGCTGGAAGCGGCCCGTCTCATGAGCAAGCACAAGTACGCCGCGTCGGTGGCCTTTGTGGCGCTGAGCGCCGAAGAGCAGGGGCTCTTTGGTGGCGAGATCGTGGCCAAGGTGGCGCAGAAGGAAGGGTGGCGCATTGATGCCGTGATCAACAACGACATGGTGGGGAACAGCCGCGGCATTGACGGCGTGTTTGAAAACACCAAGGCGCGCGTCTTTGCGCCGGGGTTGCCGGCCAATACGCCGCCGGCCGAACTGCGCCGCATTCTCACCAACGGCGGCGAGCTCGATACGCCGAGTCGTCAGCTGGCGCGCTACATCGATCTGGTGGCCGATCGCTACCACCCCAACATGGACGTGGAGATCATCTACCGCCTCGATCGCTATGGTCGCGGTGGACACCACACGCCGTTCTTCAATCTGGGTGCGGCGGCGGTGCGTCTCATGGAAGCGCACGAAGACTACACCAAGCAGCACCAGGATTTGCGTACCGAGAAAGGCATTGCCTACGGCGACGTGCTGGAGGGCGTGGACTTTGACTACGCCGCCAAGATGACGGCGCTGGATGCGTCGGTGCTCATGTCATTGGCGTGGGCGCCCGCCGCGCCAGACTCCGCCACCATTCGCGGCTCGGTGCAGCCGTCTCCCACGCTGCGCTGGAAGGCGAGCCCCAGCCCCGACGTGATGGGCTATCGCATTTACTGGCGCAAGCCGAGCGAAGTGAACTGGACCCGCTCGCGCTTTGTGGGGAACGTGACCGAGCATACGCTCAAGAACGTCATTATCGACAACTACTTCTTTGGCGTGGCGGCGGTGGGCAAGAACGGGCAGGAAAGCCTGGTGGCGTTTCCGCGCTGA
- a CDS encoding SGNH/GDSL hydrolase family protein: MTPRSPRARRTTVVACATGLLLAVAFPPRVMSQSSSAVEFAGLARYRAANAALGAPQPGTSRVVFFGNSITEGWARHFATMFPGRPYVGRGISGQTTAQMLLRFRQDVVALKPAAVVILAGTNDIAGNTGPATLEEIQDNLAAMAELAQASGIKVLLCAILPVYDYPWKPGLQPAPKIIAINRWLKAYAAQRGATFVDYHTPFADERGGMRPEHAADGVHPTDAGYRIMAGIVEPLIQSALSKR, encoded by the coding sequence ATGACTCCCCGTTCACCCCGTGCGCGGCGCACGACCGTCGTCGCCTGCGCTACCGGTCTCCTGCTGGCCGTCGCCTTTCCTCCTCGCGTGATGTCCCAGTCTTCGTCGGCCGTCGAATTTGCCGGACTGGCGCGCTACCGCGCGGCCAACGCCGCGCTCGGTGCCCCCCAGCCGGGAACGTCGCGCGTGGTGTTCTTCGGCAACTCCATTACCGAGGGGTGGGCCCGCCACTTTGCCACCATGTTTCCGGGGCGCCCCTATGTGGGGCGGGGCATCAGCGGCCAGACCACCGCGCAGATGCTGCTGCGCTTCCGGCAGGATGTGGTGGCCCTCAAGCCCGCCGCCGTGGTGATTCTGGCCGGCACCAATGACATTGCCGGCAACACCGGCCCTGCCACGCTCGAGGAAATCCAGGACAACCTCGCCGCCATGGCCGAGCTGGCGCAGGCCAGCGGTATCAAAGTGCTGCTGTGCGCCATTCTGCCCGTGTACGACTACCCGTGGAAGCCAGGGCTGCAGCCGGCGCCCAAAATCATCGCCATCAATCGCTGGCTGAAAGCGTACGCCGCGCAGCGCGGGGCCACCTTCGTGGACTACCACACGCCGTTCGCGGACGAGCGGGGCGGCATGCGCCCCGAGCATGCGGCCGATGGCGTGCACCCTACCGATGCCGGCTACCGAATCATGGCCGGCATCGTGGAGCCACTCATTCAGTCTGCACTCAGCAAACGCTGA
- a CDS encoding serine/threonine-protein kinase, which produces MSAFPKHPARIGPYDIIQLLGEGGMGVVYEAEETAPVRRRVALKLVRAGLDDARDVLARFDAERRALAVMNHPGIARVLQAGSTENGEPYFAMELVRGLPLTEFCDTRRLAVRDRLLLFIGICEAVQHAHQKGVIHRDLKPSNILVTDEEGHPQPKIIDFGIAKALGPQSSEQVAKTLAGFAMGTVAYMSPEQASSTAMDVDTRADIYSLGVILYELLVGNLPVDPVEVGIYEFLARLASGNTLPPTPSVGLSTAIARSETIAQRRRTDPRHLRKELRGDLDWIVMKAMHPDRVHRFETANGLAADIKRHLANEPVTARPPSTRYRLSKFVQRHRVGVMTAGVASIMVVASSVVATVGFVQARRAERRAESDAAAAKQVTDFMVDLFRQSDPTVSRRGSVTAQAILEQGIKRVTTDLAAQPLLQSRLMQAMGTVQTALGRYPEARAMLQDVLQTRERLLGPDDVLVGETLTTLGEITRDFGELDDAEQYLTRALAIRENAYGATHVDVGQTLSMLAALRWKQTRYAEAESLYLRVLEIDGKVRTPDDPRTLRDLRGLAAVYRGQKRNAQSDSLWKVVLARQERALGSDHPDVGTTLNNIGAYAYLDGKYEEAATYYQRARPIFEKAYGTEHPLPVGVMNNEAEVLWKLKRYQVAEPLFRSALAAKERLYAPDNSSIAISLNGLAGVLRDSGRAAEAEPYYRRALSIREVNQRSADLAETLRDYAALLRATNRAVQATQYEERAAALK; this is translated from the coding sequence ATGAGCGCATTCCCGAAACACCCCGCCCGCATCGGCCCGTACGACATCATCCAGCTGCTTGGTGAGGGCGGGATGGGTGTCGTGTACGAAGCTGAAGAAACCGCACCGGTGCGGCGGCGGGTGGCGCTCAAGCTGGTCCGCGCGGGGCTGGACGATGCGCGCGATGTGCTCGCGCGCTTCGATGCGGAGCGTCGGGCGCTGGCGGTGATGAATCACCCCGGCATTGCGCGCGTGCTGCAGGCCGGGAGCACGGAAAACGGTGAGCCGTACTTCGCCATGGAACTCGTGCGCGGTTTGCCGCTCACGGAGTTCTGCGACACGCGCCGCCTCGCGGTCCGTGATCGGCTGCTGCTGTTCATCGGCATCTGCGAAGCGGTGCAGCACGCGCACCAGAAGGGCGTCATTCATCGCGACCTCAAGCCGTCCAACATTCTCGTCACCGACGAGGAAGGACACCCGCAGCCCAAGATCATCGACTTCGGCATTGCCAAGGCGCTGGGGCCGCAAAGTTCGGAACAGGTGGCGAAAACGCTGGCGGGTTTTGCCATGGGCACGGTGGCGTACATGAGCCCCGAGCAAGCCAGCAGCACCGCCATGGACGTGGATACCCGCGCCGACATCTACTCCCTCGGCGTCATTCTCTACGAATTGCTCGTGGGCAATCTGCCGGTGGATCCGGTGGAAGTGGGGATCTACGAATTCCTCGCCCGTCTGGCGAGTGGCAACACGCTACCGCCCACGCCGAGCGTGGGATTGTCCACGGCCATCGCCCGCAGCGAAACCATTGCGCAGCGTCGGCGTACCGACCCGCGGCATCTGCGCAAAGAGTTGCGCGGCGATCTCGACTGGATCGTGATGAAGGCGATGCACCCCGACCGGGTTCATCGTTTCGAAACAGCCAACGGACTCGCCGCCGACATCAAGCGCCATCTGGCCAACGAGCCGGTCACGGCCCGTCCACCCAGCACGCGCTATCGCCTCAGCAAGTTCGTGCAGCGGCACCGGGTGGGGGTGATGACGGCCGGGGTGGCGTCCATTATGGTCGTGGCGAGCTCCGTGGTGGCTACGGTGGGCTTCGTGCAGGCGCGCCGCGCCGAACGTCGTGCAGAAAGCGACGCCGCAGCGGCCAAGCAGGTGACGGATTTCATGGTGGATCTGTTCCGGCAGTCCGACCCCACCGTGTCGCGACGTGGCAGTGTGACCGCGCAAGCCATTCTGGAGCAGGGCATCAAGCGCGTCACGACCGACCTGGCCGCGCAGCCGTTGCTGCAGTCGCGTCTCATGCAGGCCATGGGCACGGTGCAAACGGCGCTCGGACGGTATCCCGAAGCACGCGCCATGCTGCAGGACGTGCTGCAAACGCGCGAGCGACTCCTGGGGCCCGACGATGTGCTGGTGGGCGAAACACTCACCACGCTCGGCGAGATTACGCGCGACTTTGGTGAGCTCGACGACGCCGAACAGTACCTCACGCGCGCACTCGCCATTCGTGAGAACGCCTACGGTGCGACGCACGTGGATGTTGGACAAACGCTATCCATGTTGGCGGCGCTGCGCTGGAAGCAGACGCGCTACGCCGAGGCGGAGAGTCTGTACCTGCGCGTCCTGGAGATTGATGGAAAGGTGCGCACTCCCGATGACCCTCGCACGCTGCGCGACCTGCGTGGGTTGGCGGCCGTGTATCGCGGGCAGAAGCGCAACGCCCAGTCCGATTCACTCTGGAAGGTGGTGTTGGCCCGTCAGGAGCGCGCGCTGGGGAGCGACCATCCGGATGTGGGGACAACGCTGAACAACATTGGCGCCTACGCCTACCTGGACGGCAAGTACGAAGAGGCGGCCACGTACTATCAGCGCGCGCGCCCCATTTTCGAGAAGGCGTATGGCACCGAGCATCCGCTCCCGGTGGGGGTGATGAACAACGAGGCCGAGGTGCTCTGGAAGCTCAAGCGCTACCAAGTGGCCGAACCGCTGTTCCGATCGGCGCTGGCGGCGAAGGAGCGGTTGTATGCGCCCGACAATTCGTCCATTGCCATTTCACTGAACGGCCTGGCCGGGGTGCTGCGCGACAGCGGGCGCGCGGCGGAGGCGGAGCCGTACTACCGGCGCGCGCTGTCCATTCGTGAAGTGAACCAGCGATCGGCCGATCTGGCGGAAACGCTGCGCGACTATGCGGCGCTGCTGCGGGCCACCAACCGCGCGGTGCAGGCCACACAATACGAGGAGCGGGCGGCGGCGCTCAAGTAA
- a CDS encoding 1-acyl-sn-glycerol-3-phosphate acyltransferase encodes MLRNVVYWVCHRCLHWFYREHRVEGLGRVPASGPVILVGNHPNDLSDVIAGLYVTPRPVRYIATVSVTTSWAARTMYQAMGVIPVARVRDARKMRAEGVDLAAVNQAANDTVAAALAQGDAITVFPEGGVHDVPEIGRLRTGVAKMVLTHLDAGAKNDVTIVPFGGQYEAPRTWGSDMLSVVGTPWSAREWVAAQPEGQRGAAAFTDALKASLLTVTRNAPTWEEAATRDEIVAAVAARLAPGNPLGATTTVLERAAQLAADAHSDGPSGVAVRIKTAAHTLAHAVERAGGIGSSSVDHARLLLALDVHAEQSLAPSFLLLGAAAPAAAIGWLVHAPILALVYRVAKKGATARTDVVPRCFAPGLYLVIAWWLVVAVLVAVGLALAGWSPLWALAVLVTLPRFGDLAIRWGNWLKGWRLVRRARSWSTAERVGLGEAAEAVRGVWEGESGGR; translated from the coding sequence ATGCTTCGTAACGTGGTGTACTGGGTGTGCCACCGGTGTCTGCACTGGTTTTATCGCGAACACCGGGTGGAGGGGCTGGGGCGGGTGCCGGCCAGCGGGCCGGTGATTCTGGTGGGGAACCACCCGAACGATCTGAGCGATGTGATTGCCGGGTTGTACGTGACGCCCCGTCCGGTGCGCTATATCGCCACGGTGAGTGTGACCACCTCGTGGGCGGCGCGCACCATGTATCAGGCCATGGGTGTCATTCCAGTGGCGCGTGTGCGCGACGCCCGAAAGATGCGCGCCGAAGGGGTGGATCTGGCGGCGGTGAACCAAGCGGCCAACGACACCGTGGCAGCGGCGCTGGCCCAGGGGGACGCCATTACGGTGTTCCCGGAAGGCGGTGTGCACGATGTACCGGAAATTGGTCGTTTGCGAACAGGTGTCGCCAAGATGGTGCTGACACATCTTGATGCTGGCGCCAAAAATGATGTGACCATCGTGCCCTTCGGTGGCCAGTACGAGGCCCCGCGCACGTGGGGAAGCGACATGCTGAGCGTGGTGGGTACCCCTTGGTCGGCGCGGGAGTGGGTGGCGGCGCAGCCCGAGGGGCAGCGCGGCGCGGCGGCCTTTACCGACGCGCTGAAGGCGTCGCTGCTTACTGTGACACGGAACGCCCCCACCTGGGAGGAGGCGGCCACCCGCGATGAAATCGTGGCCGCCGTGGCTGCCCGGCTTGCCCCGGGCAATCCGCTGGGGGCCACAACCACGGTGCTGGAGCGGGCGGCGCAGCTGGCCGCCGATGCGCACAGCGATGGGCCATCGGGCGTGGCCGTTCGGATCAAAACGGCCGCGCATACGCTGGCGCACGCGGTGGAACGGGCCGGCGGCATTGGCAGCTCCAGCGTAGATCATGCCCGTCTGCTGCTGGCCCTCGACGTGCACGCGGAACAGTCGCTGGCGCCCTCCTTCCTGCTCCTCGGCGCGGCGGCGCCGGCTGCCGCCATTGGGTGGCTGGTGCATGCCCCCATTCTGGCGCTGGTATACCGGGTGGCCAAAAAAGGGGCCACCGCCCGCACCGACGTGGTGCCGCGCTGCTTTGCCCCCGGGCTGTATCTGGTGATTGCCTGGTGGTTGGTGGTGGCCGTTTTGGTGGCCGTGGGGTTGGCGCTGGCCGGCTGGTCGCCGCTTTGGGCGCTGGCGGTGCTGGTCACGTTGCCGCGCTTTGGTGACCTGGCCATTCGCTGGGGGAACTGGCTGAAAGGATGGCGGTTGGTGCGGCGGGCGCGGTCGTGGTCGACAGCGGAGCGGGTGGGGCTTGGAGAGGCGGCGGAAGCGGTGCGAGGGGTGTGGGAGGGGGAATCAGGGGGCAGGTAG
- a CDS encoding ABC-F family ATP-binding cassette domain-containing protein, whose translation MTLISLGNAGVDFGASEIFRDISVTVAAGDRWAIVGRNGTGKTTLVRLITGTLQPTRGNVARMPGLRVALMDQHRRFPDDQSLWDIVADAFGDLRALEQSLAKQAANLEHDHSEGAMEKYGRDLERFEREGGYEMASKVDAILMGVGFDPEMAKVTRIGTLSGGERGRVALARQLATPSDLLLLDEPTNHLDLDTTAWLEQYLATTDRTVICISHDRAFLNAMADHVLHFEGGTAFAYTGSYESFVQQREERRLTQQRQFEKQQNKITSEMDYIARNLAGQNTRQAKGRRKLLARMPRLSAPIGADGVMALRLDAGNRSGDRVIEAKDVTVGVPTPNGPRTLVNNVTVVMERNEVVALVGPNGAGKSTLIKTLLGEMPPLDGEVKVGPSTTVAYYRQDVGHLPLDSTIYDAIANERPLWERRQVQGHLGRFGFSGDEVQRTVGTLSGGERARVAMALLTLSTNNLLILDEPTNHLDVESIEVLEDAVEGYEGSVLIVSHDRAVLRGLATQVWELRNNELQIFPGSFVEWEAMRAERITQETKQSRADDRKDSERAVRQREREKEQKEREKAAGGDPRKLLRTAEKALADAELRVATLESTIADLTEQLDDATLYDSPAGIKKAAALGKQLDEERELLEDAMHEWSTAEEYVSVLKKR comes from the coding sequence ATGACGCTCATATCCCTTGGGAATGCCGGAGTTGATTTCGGCGCCTCTGAAATTTTCCGCGATATCTCGGTCACCGTCGCCGCCGGCGATCGGTGGGCGATCGTGGGGCGCAACGGCACCGGCAAAACCACGCTCGTGCGTCTCATTACGGGTACGCTGCAGCCTACCCGCGGCAATGTGGCCCGCATGCCCGGGCTGCGCGTGGCGCTCATGGATCAGCACCGTCGCTTCCCCGACGATCAGAGCCTCTGGGACATTGTGGCCGACGCCTTCGGCGACCTGCGCGCGCTGGAGCAATCGCTCGCGAAACAGGCCGCCAACCTCGAGCATGACCACAGCGAAGGGGCCATGGAAAAGTATGGCCGCGACCTCGAGCGCTTCGAGCGCGAGGGCGGCTACGAAATGGCCTCCAAGGTGGACGCCATTCTCATGGGCGTGGGCTTCGACCCCGAGATGGCGAAGGTGACGCGCATCGGCACGCTCAGCGGTGGTGAACGGGGACGCGTCGCCCTGGCGCGGCAGCTCGCGACGCCGTCGGACCTGCTGCTGCTCGACGAACCCACCAATCACCTCGATCTCGATACCACCGCGTGGCTGGAGCAGTATCTCGCCACCACCGATCGCACGGTCATTTGCATCAGCCACGATCGCGCGTTTCTGAACGCGATGGCCGACCATGTGCTGCACTTTGAAGGCGGCACCGCGTTTGCCTACACGGGCAGCTACGAAAGTTTTGTGCAGCAGCGCGAAGAGCGTCGGCTCACGCAGCAGCGCCAGTTTGAAAAGCAGCAGAACAAGATCACGAGCGAGATGGACTACATCGCGCGCAACCTGGCCGGCCAGAACACACGGCAGGCCAAGGGGCGGCGCAAGCTGCTGGCGCGCATGCCGCGTCTGTCGGCGCCCATTGGCGCTGATGGCGTGATGGCGCTGCGCCTCGACGCCGGCAATCGCAGCGGTGACCGCGTGATTGAGGCGAAAGACGTAACCGTGGGGGTGCCCACCCCCAACGGGCCGCGGACGCTGGTGAACAACGTCACCGTCGTGATGGAGCGCAACGAAGTCGTGGCGCTCGTGGGTCCCAACGGCGCCGGCAAGAGCACGCTCATCAAAACGCTGCTCGGCGAAATGCCGCCGCTCGATGGCGAAGTGAAGGTGGGCCCCAGCACCACCGTGGCCTACTACCGGCAGGACGTGGGGCACCTGCCCCTCGACAGCACCATTTACGACGCCATTGCCAACGAGCGCCCGCTCTGGGAACGACGTCAGGTGCAGGGGCATCTGGGACGCTTCGGCTTCAGCGGTGACGAAGTGCAACGCACCGTGGGTACGCTCTCCGGCGGCGAACGCGCGCGCGTGGCCATGGCGCTGCTTACGCTCAGCACCAACAACCTGCTCATTCTCGACGAGCCCACCAATCACCTCGACGTCGAAAGCATCGAGGTGCTGGAAGACGCCGTGGAAGGCTACGAGGGCAGTGTGCTCATTGTGAGCCACGACCGTGCCGTGTTGCGCGGCCTTGCCACGCAGGTGTGGGAGCTGCGGAACAACGAGCTGCAGATCTTCCCGGGCTCCTTTGTGGAGTGGGAAGCGATGCGCGCCGAACGCATTACGCAGGAAACCAAACAGTCACGCGCCGACGATCGCAAAGACAGCGAGCGGGCCGTGCGTCAGCGCGAACGCGAGAAGGAACAGAAGGAGCGCGAGAAGGCCGCCGGTGGTGATCCGCGCAAGCTGTTACGTACGGCGGAAAAGGCGCTGGCCGACGCCGAGCTGCGGGTGGCCACGCTGGAGTCCACCATTGCCGACCTCACCGAGCAGCTCGACGATGCCACCCTCTACGACTCGCCGGCCGGCATCAAAAAGGCTGCCGCGTTGGGCAAACAGCTGGACGAGGAACGCGAGCTGCTGGAAGACGCGATGCACGAATGGAGCACCGCCGAGGAGTACGTGAGCGTGCTCAAAAAACGGTAA
- a CDS encoding pyridoxal phosphate-dependent aminotransferase — protein MDASNHLLPTRRDFSGDDLIFTLNGKAQKRAAEGASVINATIGALYDDQGKLVVLDTVMGQWQQLTSGEIAPYAPIGGDPTFLLNLVQRHWPNISKLSVGVATPGGSGALALTLKNLLERGDTVLTAAPYWGPYSTLAVEAGQKLATVPYPDVHSGIDIGAWEAACRDILDAQGRLLVWLNDPCHNPTGRSFSKADRTALMDVLRDVASQGPVTLVLDLAYLDYARDPQDVRDALDDYAAFAAEGSVLVGACLSLSKAYTLYGARAGALVFPWSTDAALQGALITSCRGTWSNCARGPMSVLNRISKDDALKASLEQEHAQWRTLLAKRAAAVDAALKAEGFPGAAYDGGFFVTLDGGANPSATCDRMQQHDVFVVPLPEGLRVGICAMKAADAPRFAAAYAASMRG, from the coding sequence ATGGACGCCTCCAATCATCTGCTGCCCACTCGCCGTGACTTTTCCGGCGACGACCTGATTTTCACGCTCAACGGCAAGGCGCAGAAACGCGCCGCGGAAGGGGCGTCGGTCATCAACGCCACCATTGGGGCGTTGTACGATGATCAGGGCAAGCTGGTGGTGCTGGACACCGTGATGGGGCAGTGGCAGCAGCTCACGTCGGGGGAGATTGCGCCGTACGCGCCCATTGGTGGCGACCCCACGTTTCTGCTCAACCTCGTGCAGCGGCACTGGCCGAACATAAGCAAGCTGTCGGTGGGGGTGGCCACGCCCGGCGGGTCGGGGGCGCTGGCGCTCACGCTCAAGAATCTGCTGGAGCGCGGCGACACGGTGCTTACCGCCGCGCCGTACTGGGGACCCTACTCGACCCTCGCCGTCGAGGCGGGGCAAAAGCTGGCCACGGTGCCGTATCCCGATGTGCACAGCGGCATTGATATCGGTGCGTGGGAGGCGGCGTGTCGCGACATTCTCGATGCGCAGGGGCGCCTGCTGGTATGGCTCAACGACCCGTGTCACAACCCCACGGGGCGCAGCTTCAGCAAGGCCGATCGCACCGCGCTCATGGATGTGTTGCGCGACGTCGCATCGCAGGGGCCGGTCACGCTTGTGCTCGACCTGGCGTATCTCGACTACGCGCGCGATCCGCAGGATGTGCGCGACGCGCTTGATGACTACGCGGCCTTTGCCGCCGAGGGCTCGGTACTGGTGGGCGCGTGCCTGAGCTTGAGCAAGGCGTACACGTTGTACGGAGCGCGCGCCGGGGCGCTGGTGTTTCCGTGGAGCACCGACGCGGCGTTGCAGGGGGCGCTCATTACGAGTTGCCGCGGCACGTGGAGCAACTGCGCGCGCGGGCCCATGAGCGTGCTCAATCGCATTTCGAAAGATGACGCGCTCAAGGCGTCACTGGAGCAGGAGCACGCGCAGTGGCGCACGTTGCTGGCGAAGCGCGCGGCCGCGGTAGACGCCGCGCTCAAGGCCGAGGGTTTTCCGGGTGCGGCGTACGACGGCGGGTTCTTTGTCACGCTCGATGGCGGTGCCAACCCCTCGGCCACCTGTGACCGCATGCAGCAGCACGATGTGTTTGTGGTGCCCCTGCCTGAGGGGCTGCGTGTGGGCATCTGTGCCATGAAGGCGGCGGATGCCCCGCGCTTTGCGGCGGCGTACGCGGCGAGTATGCGCGGCTAG
- a CDS encoding Uma2 family endonuclease — translation MTSTSQRSVPAMIASPTLMSASELLTYDARGRRTELVKGKLLVREPVGGAHAGVLFELTVAIGVYLRSTNAVAGRVLVGDPGFWLAHDPDTVRAPDLAFLSQERLKGGPISEGFLKSVPDLAVEIRSPNDRAGALLQKVGEWLDAGTPLVWVIDPIRTCAQAYHADGSVTLVGANEALHGAPVLPGFVLPLASLWGDR, via the coding sequence ATGACCTCGACCAGCCAACGGAGCGTTCCCGCCATGATCGCATCACCCACGTTGATGTCGGCCAGTGAACTGCTGACCTACGATGCGCGCGGTCGGCGCACCGAGTTGGTGAAAGGGAAATTGCTGGTGCGCGAACCCGTGGGCGGCGCGCACGCCGGCGTGCTCTTTGAGCTGACCGTGGCGATTGGGGTCTATCTGCGCTCCACCAATGCAGTGGCTGGTCGCGTGCTCGTTGGCGACCCCGGTTTCTGGCTGGCGCACGACCCGGATACCGTGCGTGCGCCGGATCTCGCGTTTCTTTCGCAGGAGCGCCTCAAGGGGGGACCGATCAGCGAGGGATTCCTCAAAAGCGTCCCCGATCTGGCCGTCGAGATTCGCTCCCCGAACGATCGCGCCGGCGCGTTGCTCCAGAAGGTTGGTGAGTGGCTCGACGCCGGCACGCCGTTGGTATGGGTCATCGACCCCATTCGCACCTGTGCGCAGGCGTATCACGCCGACGGATCGGTCACACTGGTTGGCGCCAACGAGGCACTGCACGGAGCGCCTGTACTGCCAGGATTCGTTCTGCCATTGGCGAGTCTTTGGGGCGACCGGTGA